Part of the Nitrososphaerota archaeon genome is shown below.
TCATAATCTTCCTAGCAGGAATTCCAGATACAACAACATTTGAAGGTATATTTTTGGTAACTATAGATCCAGCTGCTATAACAGAATTCTCACCTATTTCTATACCTGAAATAAGAATCGAATTAGCTCCAATAATAGAATTATCACATATTATTACTCCTTTTAATTTACCACTTGGAGGATATTTATCATTTGTTACACAAACATATGGAGCTATAAAAACATTATTTCCAACAATTGATAAATGTGGTAAATAAACACCAGATTGAATATTTGTGTTTTTTCCAATTCTTACACTTCCATCCAATATTGTGTAAGAGCCAATTCTGCTATTTTCTCCAATTTCTGAATTACTACGAATTAATGTATTATGTCCAATTTCAACATTATCATTTACTTTAACATTTTCATATATGATTGAATTGCTTCTTATAATACAATTTTTACCTATTTTTGATCCATTACTAACTTCATCAAGGTCTTTTATTTCCAAATTCTTATTTTTCATTATTTTAATTATTTTATCTCTAGATGGATAGCCAATTAATACATTCAATCCAATTAAAGTATTGTTTTCTATTATTGTTGGACCTAGTACTATTGCATTTCCTTCAAAGGAAGCTTTAATAATAGCTTTTTCTGAAATAAACATTTTATTTCACTCACTAATGAATGCTATAAATAAATACTTAGGAATTTATATTTTTATAGTTATAGAAAATTTAAGGATAATGTTTTTTAAACAAGGTTTTTTCCTTTATCAGTTAATGAATAATACTCTCTCCTTCTTCCAAGAATATTTTTTGACATTATTTTCTTTACATATCCTCCTTTAATTAATTCAGATAAATGTTGATAAATTGTAGGTATTTTCATATTTAAATTGTATTTTTCTTTTAATTCCTTCCAAATTTGATAACCATACATTTCTTTTTCAGATAATAATTTTAAAATTGCTATCTTTGTATTACCTAATTTTATTTTTCCACTTATTTCTTCTATTAAAGAACTTAAGTTTGATTCTTTAATTGCAATTTCTTTCATTATTTTTGGATCTTTAAGACCGCTTCCAGTTATAACGCAAACAATTCTTGAATCTTTCTCTATTTCTCCGATCTTCCTTAATTTTATTAATCCTGCCAATGTTAAACTAGCAGCAGGTTCAGCTAATATCCCTTCTTTTTTAGCTAAAATCATTGTTGCATTAAATATTTCATTATCACTTACTGAAATAGCATAACCATTTGTTTCTCTTATTGCTTTTAATGCTGCATTTCCAAATTTTGGATTCATTACACTAAGATCAAATATCTTAGTTCTAGATTCATGTTCAATTTCAATAGAATCTAAACCTTTTTCAAAAGCTTTAACTATTGGTGCACATCCTTCTGGTTGTACTCCAATAATTTTCATTTTATTAATATTAGATTTTATTAAATTTTTAATTTCAATTAACATTTTGAATGTTGAATATAATAAACCACCTTCTCCCATTGGAAGAATAATATAATCTGGCAAATCTTGATTAAGTTGAAAGAATATTTCTAACATTATTGTTTTTTTAGCTTCATTTATTATAGGATTATACTCTATAGCTATTGTTGTATCTTCCTTTTTTATTATTTTCCCTTTAAAATTTTTTATAATATTTACTTCTGCTCCATATGCTATCATTTGATAAAGTTTTCCAAGATCAATGCCAGGCCTTATATAAACTTGCATTCTTATTCCAGCTTTAGATGAATATGCTGATAATGAAGCACCAAGATTTCCTGTAGAATATGTGATTATATTTTTATATCCTAAACTTGAAATCATTGATATAAATAATGCTGAACTTCTATCTAAATAAGACCCTGTTGGTTCTGTTGTTTCATCTTTAAACCAAATTTCATCTATTTTTAAATCTTTTTTAATCCAAGTACTTTTATGTAAATTTGTATTAGCTTCTCCTAAAGAAAATCTAAATTTCTTATCTACATTCGGTAATATATTTGCATACTTCCATATTCCTATTTCATTTTTTAATGGTTTGAAAAAACTAAGATTATACATTTCTATAGAAAGACCACTTTCACATTTTTCACAAATTTCTTTATTAATATCAAAATTGTAAATTGTATTGCAATTTGTACATTTTAGTAGCATATTTTTCATTCTCATATTCTAATTATAGACCTATATATAGGCTAATACTTATATATTACTTAAATAGTAAAATTAAGCCATGAGAAATTTTAAGATTTTAGCTATAATCTTAACAATTATATCTTCTTTCATAATATTAATAGCTGGATTTATAGAAGGATTAAGTATATTAGAAAATTTTGGAGTAAAAAATATTTTTTCAGAAATAACTATAGGTAGTAGTGAAAAAATTATCATAGCTTTTTGTCTTTTATTTCCATTTAGTAGCTTTTTATTAGCTTTATTTAATATTTCGCAATTCATTAAAGGGAAGTTTTTAAATGGGAGTGTGTATTCTATTATTGGAGGAATTATAGCATTAATAGGAATTATAGTTCCATTAAATTTTGGCTTTCAAATAAATCTCCCTTATATAAGTTTAAGTTTGTTAGCAAGTATCATCCTATTTTCTATAGGTTATAAAGGATTTATTGAATCTAGGAAAACTTTTGTTCCTAAACCTTTCTTAACAAATTTGGAAATATCATTTGTTGCTTCTTTATCGGCTTTAACAGCTATACTAACTGCATATGTTGGTGCTATGTTTCCATCACCTACTGGAGGATATACACACGTGGGTGACACGATAATATTTTTAGCAGGTATTTTGCTTGGTTCGAAAATAGGCGGACTTGTTGGAATAATCGGAAGTTTAGTTGCTGATTTTATTGTAGGTTATCCTAGATGGTTTATTTCAATTCCAGCACATGGTTTTGAAGGAATAATAGCTGGTTTTGGAAAAAATAAAAACATAGTAATCAAAATAATATTTTGTTTTCTTGGTGGATTGATAATGGCCTCAACATATTTCTATGTTAATATATTTATTAAAGGTTATCCTGCAGCGATAATATCATTCATAAGGGATTTATTTGGACAAGCTTTAGTTTCTCTTATATTAGCTATTCCTATAAGTAAAATATTAGAAAGAGTGATAAAGTTTTCAATATAAATATAATTTTTCAGAATTTCTTTTACTTCTAAAACGTTTAAAAATACTAATTAATATTATAATTGATAAAATTATAAGCATTGTTAAAACTATTATTAAATAAATATCTAATTTATCTTCATGTTTTTCAATAATAGGAATGCTTGTAGTTTTTGTTTCAATTGTTTCATAAGTAGTAACATTCATCCATGGAAGATCATATTTTGGAAAAGTATCGATTTCGTCTTTTATAGATTTCCCCTCAGGAACAACTAAATAGTTTATATAAAAATATAGATTTTTATCTTCAACTATCCTTTTAAATTCTCTAGTTTCTTTAACATAATCTATTGAATAATAATTTCTCAAATACATTATTTCTTGAATAGCTATGGCTGAATATTTTATAGCTGTTAATGGATCTTTTTTACCTAAACCATAATATCCCCATGTTAAATCTACTGGAAGCCAGCCCCAAGGAGGAATATAAACCATTGCCCAACCATGCCATCCAACATACCCATAATAATAATTCAAATGGCCATTCCAAGCAACTTCAGAATCTTTATACTTCTCTTTATAAAGAATTATACCTCCTGCTTGTAAATAAGCCGGAATTCCAATAGCTCTACATAATAGTATTAATAAATTAGCTTGGTCATCACAATCTCCAATTCCTTTAGTTTTCCTTTCTATATTTTCTAAAGTTATTGTTTCATTTGGATACTTAGGCAATTCACTCCCATCTTCAGGATATTCAACATTTTTTCCAACCCAATCAATAAAAGAACATACTATTTTTAATACATTTTCATTATTTCCTTTAAGTTCTTCAGCTTTTTTAATTAAATACTCCCAATTAGTATCATTGTATTTCCATATCCCTGTAGGAGCAGTTGTTTTAGAGAACAATTCAAGTTTATAATAAGTATTTTTTATATCTGAAAGACTTCCAGATTTTTCATAAGAGAGATCTTCAGGTATTGAAAAAGAAACATAAACTTCAATTTTTTGAGTTACATAATATTTAACATAGCTTTTAGGAGGCAATTCACTAGGTATATCAAGTTCTATCATAGGCATTCCATCTTCATCATAGAAAAAATTAATAACTTTGTGACTAGCATTCACTAAAAAGCTTTTTTGAATAGAAGAATTCATTAATAATTCGTAGCATCTATCACTTTGATTAAGTTTTATATAATCATTTCCAGCATTTGCTATAATCCCTTCTTCATAAAAATAATATACTTTAGGTATTGGTAATGATAAATCATTAGGAAAACCTGAATAAGTTAAAATTATAGTATCATTAAGAAAAATTATAATTATGAATAAAAATAAGAATATATATCTTCTATGCTTTACCATACTATTTTCAATTTTAAGAAAAGCTTAAGCATTATATATGTTTATCCTCATTTATTTTTTAAACTTAAATTATAGTCTTTATTTATTAGCTTTCTTCATATAAAGTAAGACTTTGAATGGTTGCTATATTAAAAATTTTTTGAATCTATTTGCAATATTTCCTCTCTAATCTATATGATAATTTCTTTAAATAACCAATTATTAAAGAAATTATGCAACTATTTGTTAAAACAATTATTGAATTAAAATGATGAATTGTATTTTTATTTAAATTTATTGGGTCTAAAAAAGATAATGTAATTAATGCTTTCGAATCTGCTCCTCCAACAAATTTTGAATAATAAATTATTATTGAAATAATTGTTGCAATAATAAGTGAAGAAATATAAAATATTAAATAAGAAAAATCTATTAATGTAATTGATATCCCAATTGAAGAAAATATTATCCAAATTTTATCATCTATTTCTCTTTTTCTTATATCTTCATAAGAACATATTAATAGCATTATTAAAGATAATATTTTTCTTAAATAATTAAACATAATCATTCTTTATACTCTCCTTATTTTTATAAACATTCTAAGAGAGATGTTTGTTATTCAAATATTAATTAAAATTCTAAATTTTTATATAGAGCTCTTTTCTATATCTACTTAATGTTGTTAAGTAATTTGTTAGTCTGGCAAAATGAAAAATTCTATGAATTTAAAATAATTGAAACAATATTTTTTATTATATTATTAATAATAACTAATTCGATTATGTTATGTAATGTCTCAATGTACAACTTAAATACACTTAGCTTAAATTATGAAATTGATGAAGAAAGTTTTACAGGAATAATTATTACTCAATGTATTTTAGTTAAACAAATGAAAGAAAATGAAAGCTTTACTAAAGTTTGCATTTTTAAAGATGGTTTTGCATATTATAGTAATATAGAATTATAGAATTAATAAAGAGGTACATTAAATTTAGAATGAAAATGATAAATAAAAAGAATTTAATAATCTTAATTATTGCTATAGGACTTACGATTTGGGTTTTTAGCATATCTTCCTTCTCTTTTAGGGAAATCCCTAAAGAAGAATTATAATGGAAACAAACAATTCAATTATTGGAAAATTCAAAAAAGGCTTGAAATAGAATTACTTAATCAATTCGCAGAATAGAAATAAAAATTAATAATTTAAAGCTTCTTTGGAAGAGAAATATTTCTTGAACTTTTGATAGATGGATGATTTGGATCAACTAAGATAACTTCATACCAAGCATACTTAGCATCTCTAAATAATTCATAAGCTCCTAAAACATGCATATTAACATATTTTTTAGAAGCTCTATTTATAGCTTCTTCCTTTAAGGATACATTCACTTTATGTTTTATAACACCTAATGCTTTTGGTCTTCTACCGGACCTTGGCCTAGGTTTGCTAAAGCCTCCTTTTCTCACTCTCACTCTTATTACGATAAAACCTTGCTTAGCTTTATAACCTAAACTTCTAGCTCTATCTAATCTTAAAGGCCTATCCACTCTTACAATAGATTTTTCTTTTCTCCATCCTATTGCTCTTTTCCTTAAATTTTTTATTAATTCTTCGTTTTTTTCTCTCCAAATTTTTCTCATTAAAGAATAGGCTGAAACCATATACATCACTAATAATTTTTAAATAAAATGAATAAGCTTATTTAAAAATATTAACAATTTTTAAATAATTATTTCTTTAATCCAGCCTCTTCTATTAAAGATTTCCAATCAACATGCTTTTCAACAATTTCTTTAGCGAGTTCAGCTCTCTTTTTATCTTCCGGGCCTATTCTACCTGTAACCCTTTCTAAATTCTTAATTGTAGTATAAGTATCTGTTGGAACAAGTATAACAGGTACTTTTTTAGACTCAGCTTCATTCAATACTTTTTGGCTTGGATAAAGATTTCCTGTGAAAATCAAAAGAGATGTATCTGTTTGAAGAGCAGCTAAAGCTATGTCTGCTCTATCTCCTCCAGTTACAACCGCTTTATTCGGGACTCTCATAAAATATTTTAAAGCACTTTCATATGTCATTGCTCCAATTAATACTTCTTCAACAAGATTATCTAAACATTCTTCACAAGCAAGAATTTCTCCTCCTAAACTTTCATGAATTTCTCTTGCAGTTCTAGCTATTAATGTTCTATTTTCAGGTATTAAACCAAAAACTTTTATTTCCCTTTTTTCAAGTTCTGGAACAATTACTTCTTTTGCACGTTTATATAACAAGCGTGGTACTCTATTTAAAATTACTCCAAGAAGCTTTCCATCACTTTTAATACAATTATTAGCTAAAATTATATCATCTATTGAAAAATCACTTTCAATTTTTGATAATAAAAGAGTTTTTAAATCAAGCATTTTTGATAAAATTGGAACAGATAAATTTATTAAACAACCTGTATTATAAGTATGCAACCCCTCAATTATGATAAAATCTTTTCCTTCACAAACTTTCTCATAAGCATTTAAAACCAATTTTTTTAATCCATTTAAATCAGCATTAATATATCCTTCTAGAAAATTTGGTCCAAGTTGTATAGGTGCAATAACTTCATATGGCTCTTTAAGATTTAGCATTTTCCTAAAAGTTATAACATCCATATCATGTAAAAAACCAGATTCGATATGAACAATAGGCTTGAAAAATCCTATTTTATATCCTTGATTTTGCATATTTAATGCTAAACCTAAACAAAAAGCTGTTTTTCCAGTAAACCATCTTGTTGCTGAAACTATTATACCAGGGATTTTACTCATACCATTTCTCCTATATTTATTAATTCAAATTAATATATAATTATTCTTTAAAATTTTTTATTTAATTATACTTATTTTTACATCTATTGCAATACATCCATTTCCTTTTTCATAAACAAAAATTGGATTTATATCAATATCAGCTAAATCTTTTTCAAAATCTATTACAAGCTTAGAAAATCTCAAAATAATATCTATTAATGCATCTAAATCGCTCGGTTTTTCTCCTCTAACTCCTCTTAATAAATTATAAATTTTAGTTTCAGAGATCATTTCATAAATATCTTCTTTAGATAATGGAGGAAATCTAAAAGAAACGTCTTTAATAAAATTTGCATATATTCCTCCTGCACCAAACATTATTAATGGTCCAAATTGTGGGTCTTTTGTCATTCCAATTATCACTTCTTTCCCTCTAGGATATTGCTTATAAATTTCTATACCATATATTTCAGCTTCTGGGAAAAATCTTGTAGCATTATTTATTATTTCATTAAAAGAATCTTTTAATTGAGAAAAAGAATTAATATTAAGTTTTACTCCACCTATATCGGTTTTATGAAGTATTTGTGGAGAAGAAACTTTCATAACAATTGGAAATCCTATTTTTTCAGCAAATTCTACTGCTTCTTCTATATTTGTAGCTAAGAAACTTTGTGGAGTTGGAATTCCATAAGAATTAATAAGTTCATTTGCTTCTATACCTAATAAAACTGTTCTACCTTCATTCCTAACTTTTTTAATAATTTTTTCTGCATATGATTTATCTATTTTTATTTCTTCAATTTTCTTTTCAAATGGTTTATCAAGAGTTCTTTTATAATCAATTATAGTTGAAATAGCTAAAACTGCTTGTTCAGGATATTCAAAACATGGAATGCCATTATTTAATAATAATTGCTTAGCTTTCTCAATAGTTATTCCTCCCATAAAAACTGTTACTATAGCTATTGAAGGATATTTTTTAGAAATTTCAATTATTTTCTTAGCTGTTTCTTCAGGTTCAGTCATTGCTTGAGGAGTTAAAATAATTATAAATGATGCATTTCTATTACTTTTGATTAATGTTTCAATTGCTTTTTCATATGTTTCAGCTTTTGCATCTCCTAGAACGTCTATTGGATTATGTAAACTAGCTGCTGATGGAAGAAAACTTCTAAGTTGATTAGCTACTTCACTATCTACTTCACTAATTTTCAAACCATATTTTTCACAAGCATCAGTTGCTAATACTCCAGGACCGCCAGCATTCGTTATAATAAATATTTCTTCACTTTTAGGAATTGGCAATTTAGATAATGCTTCAGCTTTTATAAAAATTTCTTCAATATTTGAAGCTTTTAATATTCCAGTTTGTTTAAAGGCAACTTCATATGCAATGCTGCTTCCAGCAAGCGCTCCAGTATGAGAAGAAACTGCTCTTGATCCTTTTTCAGAAATACCTGCTTTAATAATTATTATTGGTTTCTTTTTAATATTTTCTTTTGCTATTTTTAAAAATTCCCTTCCTTTATCAATTCCTTCAACGTAAAGAAGAATAGCTTTAGTATTTGTATCATTTCCTAAAAAATTTAATAAATCAATTTCATTTATATCTGCTTTATTTCCCATACTAATAATTTTACTAAATCCAAAATTTTTCAATATAGCCCAATCAAGCACAGCTGTTAATAATGCTCCACTTTGAGAAATAAAAGCTATATTTCCTTTAGGAGGCATATTAGCTGAAAAACTAGCATTTAAAGGAGTATAGGTATCTATTATTCCTAAACAATTTGGCCCAAGTATACGTATATCATATTCATGTGCTATGTCTATTACTTTTTTTTCTAAAAACAGTCCTTCAGGACCAATTTCTTTAAATCCAGCTGAAATAATTATTGAAGCTTTATTACCATTTTCACCACATTCTTTTAATACTTCTGGAACAAATTTAGAAGGTATAGCAATAATAGATAAATCTATTTTTTCAGGGATATCTAAAATACTTTTAAAAGATTTTAATCCAAATATTTCTTCAGCATTTGGATTTATTGGATAAATATTTCCTTTAAAACCTGAATTTAAAATATTTTTTAATATTTCATATCCTACTTTCCCAGGAAAGCGAGATGCTCCTATTAAAGCTATTGAAGAAGGATTAAAAAAATTATTTAATATTTCTATTTTATTATGTAGATTCATTAAAAACTCTGGCTTTTTCCTAATACTTAAATTTTTTTCCGTATTTTTCAATTCATGTTAAAATTTTTACTTTAATAATTAACTATTAAAGTTATAAACAATTAAATTAAAATATAAAGATTTATTTAAAAATATCGAATATAATTGAGTGGCTATACGATAAGGAAAATTAAAATACAAAGTTTATGTTATGCAACTGAAGATAAAGAAAAAGTATTGGAAGCTATTAATAATATTATTCTGCCATATTCTATTGATTCACTAAAAATTTCAACCGATATTTTAAATGGGCATTATGGAGATAAAATAATACTTATTAAAATTGAAAGTAAAAATGAGAAACAAGCAAATGAAATTTTTGAAAATATTTTTAAGAAAATGAGTAAAGAAGATATAAAAAACTTCTATGAATCTAATCTTAATTTACTTCTTGAGAAAGAAGAAAAAGCTTACATAAGATTTGATAAACAAAAAGCTTATGAAAATATTTTAAAAATATGTAATGGAGACCCTATTAGAATTGAAATATCTTTTAAAAAAGGAGAATTAAATAAATTACTTCAAAAAATAATGGGTGAAAAAAATGAATAGAAAATTTGTAGATTTCAGTATAAAGCCTAAGAATATTTTTGAAGCGGAGAAAATGATTGAAAAAGCTTCCTTTCTAAATTATAAATATATTGGAATAGTGTTAAATAAAGAAATTAATAAAGAAAATTTTTCAAAAATTAAAGAATATTCTTTAAAAAATGGAATAGATGCTTTTACTAAAATTGAATTAGAAGCATATAATAAAAAAGAAATATTAAATTTTTTAAGAAAAAATAGAAGAAATTTTGAGATAATATCAATTATATGTAAAACTAAAGAAGCAGCACTATTAGCTTCAAGAGATGGAAGAGTAGATACATACATTATATCTCTTAAAAATGATTTAATAATTGATAAAGGAGTAGCATCTATATCGAAGAATACTATAGAAATTCAAGCTAAAGAAATTATTGATTATAAGGAAAATTTATTTAAAATAATTAAAAATTTAATGAAAATATTAGAAATATCAAAAAGCTATAATATACCATTAATATTTTCTAGTGGTGCAGAAA
Proteins encoded:
- a CDS encoding prepilin peptidase; protein product: MIMFNYLRKILSLIMLLICSYEDIRKREIDDKIWIIFSSIGISITLIDFSYLIFYISSLIIATIISIIIYYSKFVGGADSKALITLSFLDPINLNKNTIHHFNSIIVLTNSCIISLIIGYLKKLSYRLERKYCK
- a CDS encoding 50S ribosomal protein L15e, yielding MVSAYSLMRKIWREKNEELIKNLRKRAIGWRKEKSIVRVDRPLRLDRARSLGYKAKQGFIVIRVRVRKGGFSKPRPRSGRRPKALGVIKHKVNVSLKEEAINRASKKYVNMHVLGAYELFRDAKYAWYEVILVDPNHPSIKSSRNISLPKKL
- a CDS encoding transglutaminase-like domain-containing protein, producing MVKHRRYIFLFLFIIIIFLNDTIILTYSGFPNDLSLPIPKVYYFYEEGIIANAGNDYIKLNQSDRCYELLMNSSIQKSFLVNASHKVINFFYDEDGMPMIELDIPSELPPKSYVKYYVTQKIEVYVSFSIPEDLSYEKSGSLSDIKNTYYKLELFSKTTAPTGIWKYNDTNWEYLIKKAEELKGNNENVLKIVCSFIDWVGKNVEYPEDGSELPKYPNETITLENIERKTKGIGDCDDQANLLILLCRAIGIPAYLQAGGIILYKEKYKDSEVAWNGHLNYYYGYVGWHGWAMVYIPPWGWLPVDLTWGYYGLGKKDPLTAIKYSAIAIQEIMYLRNYYSIDYVKETREFKRIVEDKNLYFYINYLVVPEGKSIKDEIDTFPKYDLPWMNVTTYETIETKTTSIPIIEKHEDKLDIYLIIVLTMLIILSIIILISIFKRFRSKRNSEKLYLY
- a CDS encoding RNase P subunit p30 family protein, translated to MNRKFVDFSIKPKNIFEAEKMIEKASFLNYKYIGIVLNKEINKENFSKIKEYSLKNGIDAFTKIELEAYNKKEILNFLRKNRRNFEIISIICKTKEAALLASRDGRVDTYIISLKNDLIIDKGVASISKNTIEIQAKEIIDYKENLFKIIKNLMKILEISKSYNIPLIFSSGAENIYEQRSPIVLKSFLTSFDYLEEEALKCISDNPLNKLMENRLKLSNKIIMSGVRIVDKVSKV
- a CDS encoding pyridoxal-phosphate dependent enzyme is translated as MKNMLLKCTNCNTIYNFDINKEICEKCESGLSIEMYNLSFFKPLKNEIGIWKYANILPNVDKKFRFSLGEANTNLHKSTWIKKDLKIDEIWFKDETTEPTGSYLDRSSALFISMISSLGYKNIITYSTGNLGASLSAYSSKAGIRMQVYIRPGIDLGKLYQMIAYGAEVNIIKNFKGKIIKKEDTTIAIEYNPIINEAKKTIMLEIFFQLNQDLPDYIILPMGEGGLLYSTFKMLIEIKNLIKSNINKMKIIGVQPEGCAPIVKAFEKGLDSIEIEHESRTKIFDLSVMNPKFGNAALKAIRETNGYAISVSDNEIFNATMILAKKEGILAEPAASLTLAGLIKLRKIGEIEKDSRIVCVITGSGLKDPKIMKEIAIKESNLSSLIEEISGKIKLGNTKIAILKLLSEKEMYGYQIWKELKEKYNLNMKIPTIYQHLSELIKGGYVKKIMSKNILGRRREYYSLTDKGKNLV
- a CDS encoding ECF transporter S component, encoding MRNFKILAIILTIISSFIILIAGFIEGLSILENFGVKNIFSEITIGSSEKIIIAFCLLFPFSSFLLALFNISQFIKGKFLNGSVYSIIGGIIALIGIIVPLNFGFQINLPYISLSLLASIILFSIGYKGFIESRKTFVPKPFLTNLEISFVASLSALTAILTAYVGAMFPSPTGGYTHVGDTIIFLAGILLGSKIGGLVGIIGSLVADFIVGYPRWFISIPAHGFEGIIAGFGKNKNIVIKIIFCFLGGLIMASTYFYVNIFIKGYPAAIISFIRDLFGQALVSLILAIPISKILERVIKFSI
- a CDS encoding acyltransferase, producing the protein MFISEKAIIKASFEGNAIVLGPTIIENNTLIGLNVLIGYPSRDKIIKIMKNKNLEIKDLDEVSNGSKIGKNCIIRSNSIIYENVKVNDNVEIGHNTLIRSNSEIGENSRIGSYTILDGSVRIGKNTNIQSGVYLPHLSIVGNNVFIAPYVCVTNDKYPPSGKLKGVIICDNSIIGANSILISGIEIGENSVIAAGSIVTKNIPSNVVVSGIPARKIMNREEYERKMEEWRKT
- a CDS encoding acetate--CoA ligase family protein, whose translation is MNLHNKIEILNNFFNPSSIALIGASRFPGKVGYEILKNILNSGFKGNIYPINPNAEEIFGLKSFKSILDIPEKIDLSIIAIPSKFVPEVLKECGENGNKASIIISAGFKEIGPEGLFLEKKVIDIAHEYDIRILGPNCLGIIDTYTPLNASFSANMPPKGNIAFISQSGALLTAVLDWAILKNFGFSKIISMGNKADINEIDLLNFLGNDTNTKAILLYVEGIDKGREFLKIAKENIKKKPIIIIKAGISEKGSRAVSSHTGALAGSSIAYEVAFKQTGILKASNIEEIFIKAEALSKLPIPKSEEIFIITNAGGPGVLATDACEKYGLKISEVDSEVANQLRSFLPSAASLHNPIDVLGDAKAETYEKAIETLIKSNRNASFIIILTPQAMTEPEETAKKIIEISKKYPSIAIVTVFMGGITIEKAKQLLLNNGIPCFEYPEQAVLAISTIIDYKRTLDKPFEKKIEEIKIDKSYAEKIIKKVRNEGRTVLLGIEANELINSYGIPTPQSFLATNIEEAVEFAEKIGFPIVMKVSSPQILHKTDIGGVKLNINSFSQLKDSFNEIINNATRFFPEAEIYGIEIYKQYPRGKEVIIGMTKDPQFGPLIMFGAGGIYANFIKDVSFRFPPLSKEDIYEMISETKIYNLLRGVRGEKPSDLDALIDIILRFSKLVIDFEKDLADIDINPIFVYEKGNGCIAIDVKISIIK
- a CDS encoding phosphotransacetylase family protein, with amino-acid sequence MSKIPGIIVSATRWFTGKTAFCLGLALNMQNQGYKIGFFKPIVHIESGFLHDMDVITFRKMLNLKEPYEVIAPIQLGPNFLEGYINADLNGLKKLVLNAYEKVCEGKDFIIIEGLHTYNTGCLINLSVPILSKMLDLKTLLLSKIESDFSIDDIILANNCIKSDGKLLGVILNRVPRLLYKRAKEVIVPELEKREIKVFGLIPENRTLIARTAREIHESLGGEILACEECLDNLVEEVLIGAMTYESALKYFMRVPNKAVVTGGDRADIALAALQTDTSLLIFTGNLYPSQKVLNEAESKKVPVILVPTDTYTTIKNLERVTGRIGPEDKKRAELAKEIVEKHVDWKSLIEEAGLKK
- a CDS encoding RNA-binding domain-containing protein yields the protein MSGYTIRKIKIQSLCYATEDKEKVLEAINNIILPYSIDSLKISTDILNGHYGDKIILIKIESKNEKQANEIFENIFKKMSKEDIKNFYESNLNLLLEKEEKAYIRFDKQKAYENILKICNGDPIRIEISFKKGELNKLLQKIMGEKNE